One region of Drosophila kikkawai strain 14028-0561.14 chromosome 2R, DkikHiC1v2, whole genome shotgun sequence genomic DNA includes:
- the LOC108072384 gene encoding putative fatty acyl-CoA reductase CG5065 isoform X2, whose translation MTVDLSPVQEYYKDKTIFITGASGFMGKVLLEKLLYSCHSLKEVIIICRPKRGKTPETRLEEMFKLPIFQRIKDERPHMLKKVTIYQGDVTFDLLGLSGDSLKHVTENTNIVFHMAATLKLEGNLRDAVDMNLLGTRRALNVAKQMKQLEAFIHLSTAFCNCDQEVMYEKVYDFPHKPEDLMRLAEWMDVKTLDAITPDLLKPHPNTYTYSKRLAELLVRDHYESMPVIIARPSIVSPAAYEPLPGWVDNLNGPTGLMIGCGKGVIRSVLVNQKNKAEVIPVDYAINGLIVIPYEFNKQAKRPANVPVYNITNADHRKMCMGTVVEMSKRINKQIPFNAGLWYPDPCVTTNTFYHNFNVALFHWLPAYFLDFLMLLLGQKRFMLRVQEKISTGLGVLQFFTLNAWCFRSDNYASLWNKLNEEDKAIFNMNMDVKETEEEYMIECAKGARKFILKEKEEDIPKARLHMKIQYVVDVVCKTLIVGFFFYYLLKWTGVLALF comes from the exons ATGACGGTGGATCTATCGCCCGTACAGGAGTACTACAAGGACAAGACGATCTTCATCACTGGAGCGTCTGGGTTCATGGGCAAGGTGCTGCTGGAGAAGCTTCTCTACTCATGTCACTCGCTCAAGGAGGTGATCATCATTTGCCGCCCCAAGCGCGGCAAGACCCCGGAGACGCGCCTGGAGGAGATGTTCAAGCTGCCCATCTTCCAACGCATCAAGGACGAGCGCCCGCACATGCTCAAGAAGGTGACCATCTATCAGGGCGACGTGACCTTCGATT TGCTGGGTCTGAGCGGTGACAGCCTAAAGCACGTGACCGAGAACACCAACATCGTCTTTCATATGGCGGCCACTCTCAAGCTGGAGGGTAATCTGCGCGACGCCGTCGACATGAACCTGCTGGGCACTCGGCGCGCCCTCAATGTGGCCAAGCAAATGAAGCAACTGGAGGCTTTCATCCACCTGTCGACGGCATTTTGCAACTGCGACCAAGAGGTGATGTACGAGAAGGTGTACGATTTCCCGCACAAGCCCGAGGACCTCATGCGCCTGGCCGAGTGGATGGACGTGAAGACCCTTGATGCCATCACGCCCGATCTGCTGAAGCCGCACCCCAACACCTACACCTACTCGAAGCggctggcggagctgctggtgcGCGACCACTACGAGTCCATGCCGGTGATCATCGCCCGCCCCAGCATCG TCTCTCCAGCTGCTTACGAGCCGCTGCCCGGATGGGTGGACAACCTGAACGGACCCACCGGCCTCATGATCGGCTGCGGCAAGGGCGTCATCCGCTCCGTGTTGGTCAACCAAAAGAACAAGGCTGAAGTGATACCCGTGGACTATGCCATCAATGGACTGATCGTCATCCCCTACGAGTTCAACAAGCAGGCCAAGCGACCGGCCAACGTGCCCGTTTACAATATAACCAATGCCGATCACCGGAAGATGTGCATGGGAACAGTGGTGGAAATGAGCAAGCGAATCAACAAGCAGATCCCCTTCAACGCGGGTCTCTGGTACCCGGATCCCTGCGTGACCACCAACACCTTTTACCACAACTTCAATGTGGCCCTGTTCCACTGGCTGCCCGCTTACTTCCTCGACTTCCTGATGCTGCTTCTTGGCCAGAAGAGATT CATGCTGAGGGTACAGGAGAAGATCTCCACGGGTCTGGGTGTCCTTCAGTTCTTCACGCTCAATGCCTGGTGCTTCCGCTCCGATAACTACGCCTCGCTGTGGAACAAGCTCAACGAGGAGGACAAGGCCAT CTTCAACATGAACATGGATGTTAAGGAGACCGAGGAGGAGTACATGATCGAGTGTGCGAAAGGAGCCCGCAAGTTCATActcaaggagaaggaggaggacaTCCCCAAGGCCCGCCTGCACATGAAGAT CCAATATGTCGTGGATGTCGTGTGCAAGACCCTCATCGTGGGATTCTTTTTCTACTACCTCCTGAAGTGGACGGGGGTGCTCGCTTTGTTCTGA
- the LOC108072384 gene encoding putative fatty acyl-CoA reductase CG5065 isoform X3, with amino-acid sequence MTVDLSPVQEYYKDKTIFITGASGFMGKVLLEKLLYSCHSLKEVIIICRPKRGKTPETRLEEMFKLPIFQRIKDERPHMLKKVTIYQGDVTFDLLGLSGDSLKHVTENTNIVFHMAATLKLEGNLRDAVDMNLLGTRRALNVAKQMKQLEAFIHLSTAFCNCDQEVMYEKVYDFPHKPEDLMRLAEWMDVKTLDAITPDLLKPHPNTYTYSKRLAELLVRDHYESMPVIIARPSIVSPSAYEPVPGWVDNLNGPTGLMVGAGKGVIRSMLIDTRYLSEVIPVDYAINGLCVIPYQFAQLRERPAEVPVYNITCADHRKMQWGEVIEMSKEIGYRYPMEAGLWYPDGCITTNKLHHNINVALFHWLPAYFIDFILLLLGQKRFMVRVQNRISVGLEVLQFFTMRAWYFKSEAYSSLWDMLNEADRKNFNMDMDPEETVPMYIESCVQGGRQYLMKESPDSLPRARLQLKLMYILDRTCKTLIVGSLCYWTYGLVARLLGV; translated from the exons ATGACGGTGGATCTATCGCCCGTACAGGAGTACTACAAGGACAAGACGATCTTCATCACTGGAGCGTCTGGGTTCATGGGCAAGGTGCTGCTGGAGAAGCTTCTCTACTCATGTCACTCGCTCAAGGAGGTGATCATCATTTGCCGCCCCAAGCGCGGCAAGACCCCGGAGACGCGCCTGGAGGAGATGTTCAAGCTGCCCATCTTCCAACGCATCAAGGACGAGCGCCCGCACATGCTCAAGAAGGTGACCATCTATCAGGGCGACGTGACCTTCGATT TGCTGGGTCTGAGCGGTGACAGCCTAAAGCACGTGACCGAGAACACCAACATCGTCTTTCATATGGCGGCCACTCTCAAGCTGGAGGGTAATCTGCGCGACGCCGTCGACATGAACCTGCTGGGCACTCGGCGCGCCCTCAATGTGGCCAAGCAAATGAAGCAACTGGAGGCTTTCATCCACCTGTCGACGGCATTTTGCAACTGCGACCAAGAGGTGATGTACGAGAAGGTGTACGATTTCCCGCACAAGCCCGAGGACCTCATGCGCCTGGCCGAGTGGATGGACGTGAAGACCCTTGATGCCATCACGCCCGATCTGCTGAAGCCGCACCCCAACACCTACACCTACTCGAAGCggctggcggagctgctggtgcGCGACCACTACGAGTCCATGCCGGTGATCATCGCCCGCCCCAGCATCG TGTCGCCGTCGGCCTACGAGCCCGTTCCGGGTTGGGTGGACAACCTGAACGGACCCACCGGCCTGATGGTGGGCGCCGGCAAGGGCGTCATCCGCTCCATGCTGATCGACACGCGCTACCTGTCCGAGGTGATCCCAGTGGACTATGCTATCAACGGACTGTGCGTGATCCCGTACCAGTTCGCACAGCTTAGGGAGCGACCGGCGGAGGTACCGGTGTACAACATCACGTGCGCCGACCACCGAAAGATGCAGTGGGGCGAGGTGATCGAGATGAGCAAGGAGATCGGCTATCGCTACCCAATGGAGGCAGGCCTGTGGTATCCGGACGGGTGCATAACGACCAACAAGCTCCACCACAACATCAACGTTGCACTCTTCCACTGGCTGCCCGCCTACTTCATTGACTTCATCCTGCTGTTGCTCGGCCAGAAGCGATT CATGGTCCGTGTCCAGAACCGCATCTCGGTGGGGCTCGAGGTGCTGCAGTTCTTCACGATGCGTGCTTGGTACTTCAAGTCGGAGGCCTACTCCTCGCTCTGGGACATGCTCAACGAGGCGGACAGGAAAAA CTTCAATATGGACATGGATCCCGAGGAAACCGTCCCCATGTACATTGAGTCGTGCGTCCAGGGCGGTCGGCAGTACCTGATGAAGGAGTCGCCCGACAGCCTGCCGCGAGCCAGGCTCCAGCTGAAGCT AATGTACATCTTGGACCGCACCTGCAAGACGCTTATCGTGGGCTCGCTGTGCTACTGGACCTATGGTCTGGTGGCCCGTCTCCTGGGCGTCTGA
- the LOC108072384 gene encoding fatty acyl-CoA reductase 1 isoform X4 yields the protein MTVDLSPVQEYYKDKTIFITGASGFMGKVLLEKLLYSCHSLKEVIIICRPKRGKTPETRLEEMFKLPIFQRIKDERPHMLKKVTIYQGDVTFDLLGLSGDSLKHVTENTNIVFHMAATLKLEGNLRDAVDMNLLGTRRALNVAKQMKQLEAFIHLSTAFCNCDQEVMYEKVYDFPHKPEDLMRLAEWMDVKTLDAITPDLLKPHPNTYTYSKRLAELLVRDHYESMPVIIARPSIVGCSHVLTLLAHTAHRTAQFQPQLPQQCKQQQTTT from the exons ATGACGGTGGATCTATCGCCCGTACAGGAGTACTACAAGGACAAGACGATCTTCATCACTGGAGCGTCTGGGTTCATGGGCAAGGTGCTGCTGGAGAAGCTTCTCTACTCATGTCACTCGCTCAAGGAGGTGATCATCATTTGCCGCCCCAAGCGCGGCAAGACCCCGGAGACGCGCCTGGAGGAGATGTTCAAGCTGCCCATCTTCCAACGCATCAAGGACGAGCGCCCGCACATGCTCAAGAAGGTGACCATCTATCAGGGCGACGTGACCTTCGATT TGCTGGGTCTGAGCGGTGACAGCCTAAAGCACGTGACCGAGAACACCAACATCGTCTTTCATATGGCGGCCACTCTCAAGCTGGAGGGTAATCTGCGCGACGCCGTCGACATGAACCTGCTGGGCACTCGGCGCGCCCTCAATGTGGCCAAGCAAATGAAGCAACTGGAGGCTTTCATCCACCTGTCGACGGCATTTTGCAACTGCGACCAAGAGGTGATGTACGAGAAGGTGTACGATTTCCCGCACAAGCCCGAGGACCTCATGCGCCTGGCCGAGTGGATGGACGTGAAGACCCTTGATGCCATCACGCCCGATCTGCTGAAGCCGCACCCCAACACCTACACCTACTCGAAGCggctggcggagctgctggtgcGCGACCACTACGAGTCCATGCCGGTGATCATCGCCCGCCCCAGCATCG TGGGGTGCTCCCATGTGCTTACCCTGCTCGCACACACTGCCCACCGCACAGCTCAGTTCCAGCCACAGCTCCCACAACAgtgcaaacaacaacagaccACAACATGA
- the LOC108072384 gene encoding putative fatty acyl-CoA reductase CG5065 isoform X1: MTVDLSPVQEYYKDKTIFITGASGFMGKVLLEKLLYSCHSLKEVIIICRPKRGKTPETRLEEMFKLPIFQRIKDERPHMLKKVTIYQGDVTFDLLGLSGDSLKHVTENTNIVFHMAATLKLEGNLRDAVDMNLLGTRRALNVAKQMKQLEAFIHLSTAFCNCDQEVMYEKVYDFPHKPEDLMRLAEWMDVKTLDAITPDLLKPHPNTYTYSKRLAELLVRDHYESMPVIIARPSIVTPAIFEPLPGWVDNMNGPTGVLIGAGKGVIRSMICNGELKSEVIPVDIAINGLILLPYHSSLSEKRPLQIPVYNLTVEDEKKRTWKWIMEVGRDLGLKYPFEVGLWYPDGNITTSKFYHTLCSILFMWLPAYLIDFLLLIFGQRRFMIRVQTKIAVGLEVLQFFTTRNWDFKSTHFEQIYKELGAADRKIFRINTDDVDDYEYMKGSILGGRQYVMKEPLTSLPKSRIQLRFMYVLDRICKTCILSGLAYWVCLKLGIVDLVRNGFLASK; the protein is encoded by the exons ATGACGGTGGATCTATCGCCCGTACAGGAGTACTACAAGGACAAGACGATCTTCATCACTGGAGCGTCTGGGTTCATGGGCAAGGTGCTGCTGGAGAAGCTTCTCTACTCATGTCACTCGCTCAAGGAGGTGATCATCATTTGCCGCCCCAAGCGCGGCAAGACCCCGGAGACGCGCCTGGAGGAGATGTTCAAGCTGCCCATCTTCCAACGCATCAAGGACGAGCGCCCGCACATGCTCAAGAAGGTGACCATCTATCAGGGCGACGTGACCTTCGATT TGCTGGGTCTGAGCGGTGACAGCCTAAAGCACGTGACCGAGAACACCAACATCGTCTTTCATATGGCGGCCACTCTCAAGCTGGAGGGTAATCTGCGCGACGCCGTCGACATGAACCTGCTGGGCACTCGGCGCGCCCTCAATGTGGCCAAGCAAATGAAGCAACTGGAGGCTTTCATCCACCTGTCGACGGCATTTTGCAACTGCGACCAAGAGGTGATGTACGAGAAGGTGTACGATTTCCCGCACAAGCCCGAGGACCTCATGCGCCTGGCCGAGTGGATGGACGTGAAGACCCTTGATGCCATCACGCCCGATCTGCTGAAGCCGCACCCCAACACCTACACCTACTCGAAGCggctggcggagctgctggtgcGCGACCACTACGAGTCCATGCCGGTGATCATCGCCCGCCCCAGCATCG TAACGCCAGCGATTTTTGAACCCCTGCCTGGCTGGGTGGACAACATGAACGGGCCAACGGGCGTATTGATTGGCGCCGGCAAGGGAGTCATCCGATCCATGATCTGCAATGGCGAACTCAAGTCCGAGGTCATTCCGGTGGACATTGCCATCAACGGCCTGATTTTGCTGCCCTACCACAGCAGTCTCTCGGAAAAGAG ACCTCTGCAGATCCCGGTGTACAACCTGACCGTGGAGGATGAAAAGAAGCGCACTTGGAAGTGGATCATGGAAGTGGGCCGCGACCTGGGTCTGAAGTATCCCTTCGAAGTCGGACTCTGGTATCCCGACGGCAACATAACCACTAGCAAGTTTTACCACACCCTTTGCAGCATTTTGTTTATGTGGCTGCCGGCCTACCTCATCGACTTCCTGCTGCTGATCTTCGGACAGCGTCGCTT CATGATCCGGGTGCAGACGAAGATAGCGGTGGGTCTGGAGGTGCTGCAGTTCTTCACGACTCGCAACTGGGATTTCAAGTCCACGCACTTTGAGCAGATATACAAGGAACTAGGCGCCGCCGATCGGAAGAT TTTCCGGATCAACACGGACGACGTCGATGACTATGAGTACATGAAAGGTAGCATTCTGGGGGGACGCCAGTACGTAATGAAGGAACCGCTGACCTCCCTGCCCAAGTCCCGCATCCAGTTAAGATT CATGTATGTCCTGGATCGCATCTGCAAGACCTGCATCCTCTCGGGTCTAGCCTATTGGGTCTGCCTCAAACTGGGGATAGTGGATCTTGTGCGGAACGGATTCTTGGCCAGCAAATGA